A region of Solanum dulcamara chromosome 7, daSolDulc1.2, whole genome shotgun sequence DNA encodes the following proteins:
- the LOC129896901 gene encoding non-specific lipid transfer protein GPI-anchored 3, with protein MIAAFLASGVGRGSISAMPCVQKLMPCQPALASHTKTPPATCCAPLKEMITNDAQCLCTVFANSDVMRSMNVTQDEALDFAKACGAKPDLSLCKKDLLSVHPKDINCMQISLKFKKKKRKKKAAGSASAPSPTSSETNSSMSRNKTASPPAENTASVTSKFGGFVAVASLMSLVMLLAF; from the exons ATGATCGCGGCGTTTTTGGCCAGTGGTGTTGGTCGTGGTAGTATTTCTGCGATGCCATGCGTGCAGAAACTAATGCCGTGTCAACCAGCATTGGCATCGCATACGAAAACTCCTCCAGCAACGTGCTGTGCGCCGTTGAAGGAAATGATCACAAATGATGCACAATGCCTTTGCACTGTGTTTGCTAATTCTGATGTCATGAGAAGTATGAATGTAACTCAAGATGAAGCTTTAGATTTTGCAAAAGCTTGTGGTGCTAAACCTGATCTTTCCCTTTGCAAAAAAg ATTTACTTAGTGTGCATCCGAAAGATATCAACTGCATGCAGATATCTTTgaagttcaaaaagaaaaaaagaaagaaaaaag CTGCTGGTTCAGCTTCAGCCCCATCTCCCACTTCTTCAGAGACTAACA GTTCGATGTCAAGAAACAAAACTGCAAGTCCACCAGCAGAAAATACAGCTAGTGTGACATCCAAATTTGGAGGATTTGTTGCTGTTGCATCGCTTATGAGTTTAGTAATGTTGTTAGCATTTTAA
- the LOC129896011 gene encoding geranylgeranyl transferase type-2 subunit beta 1-like isoform X3: protein MGELLVGKHVKYIITVEKRKDDFESVVMEHLRLNGAYWGLTTLDIMGKLAAVEQDEVISWVMQCQHGSGGFGGNIGHDPHVLYTLSAIQVLALFDKLHILDIDKVSNYIAGLQNEDGSFSGDIWGEVDTRFSYISILSLALLHRLDKIDVGKAVKYILSCKNVDGGFGCTPGAESHAGQIFCCVAALAITGSLHHVDKDLLGWWLCERQVKSGGLNGRPEKLPDVCYSWWVLSSLIMIDRVHWIDKKKLVKFILDCQDKENGGISDRPDDAVDVFHTYFGVAGLSLLEYPGIKPIDPAYALPVDVVNRVMLGR from the exons ATGGGGGAGCTGTTGGTGGGAAAGCATGTTAAGTACATTATAACAGTTGAGAAG AGGAAAGATGATTTTGAATCTGTGGTGATGGAGCATTTGAGATTAAATGGGGCATACTGGGGGTTGACAACTCTGGATATCATGGGCAAGCTTGCTGCTGTGGAGCAAGATGAAGTTATTTCATGGGTCATGCAGTGCCAACACGGATCTG GTGGATTTGGTGGTAATATTGGACATGATCCGCATGTGTTGTATACACTTAGTGCTATTCAAGTCTTGGCGTTATTTGATAAATTACACATCCTTGACATTGATAAGGTGTCAAATT ATATTGCAGGCCTGCAAAATGAAGATGGGTCATTTTCTGGCGATATATGGGGTGAAGTCGATACACG GTTCTCTTACATTTCAATCCTTTCACTCGCATTGCTGCATCGGTTAGATAAGATTGATGTTGGAAAAGcagtgaaatatattttaagttgcAAGAATGTGGATGGTGGATTTGGATGCACACCTGGAGCAGAATCTCATGCGGGGCAAA TTTTCTGTTGCGTGGCAGCTCTCGCAATTACAGGATCTCTACATCATGTTGATAAGGACCTCCTTGGTTGGTGGTTATGTGAAAGACAAGTCAAATCTGGGGGTCTAAATGGGCGCCCAGAGAAGCTTCCTGAT GTCTGCTACTCTTGGTGGGTTCTTTCCAGCTTAATCATGATTGACAGGGTTCATTGGATTGACAAAAAAAAGCTTGTAAAGTTTATTTTGGACTGTCAG GATAAGGAGAATGGTGGAATTTCAGATAGGCCAGATGATGCAGTTGATGTCTTCCATACTTACTTTGGAGTTGCTG GGCTTTCGCTTCTTGAATATCCAGGAATAAAGCCGATAGATCCTGCTTATGCCTTGCCTGTTGATGTTGTAAACCGAGTTATGCTTGGCAGATAA
- the LOC129896011 gene encoding geranylgeranyl transferase type-2 subunit beta 1-like isoform X5 codes for MKLFHGSCSANTDLVDLVVILDMIRMCCIHLVLFKSWRYLINYTSLTLIRCQILDIAGLQNEDGSFSGDIWGEVDTRFSYISILSLALLHRLDKIDVGKAVKYILSCKNVDGGFGCTPGAESHAGQIFCCVAALAITGSLHHVDKDLLGWWLCERQVKSGGLNGRPEKLPDVCYSWWVLSSLIMIDRVHWIDKKKLVKFILDCQDKENGGISDRPDDAVDVFHTYFGVAGLSLLEYPGIKPIDPAYALPVDVVNRVMLGR; via the exons ATGAAGTTATTTCATGGGTCATGCAGTGCCAACACGGATCTG GTGGATTTGGTGGTAATATTGGACATGATCCGCATGTGTTGTATACACTTAGTGCTATTCAAGTCTTGGCGTTATTTGATAAATTACACATCCTTGACATTGATAAGGTGTCAAATT CTAGATATTGCAGGCCTGCAAAATGAAGATGGGTCATTTTCTGGCGATATATGGGGTGAAGTCGATACACG GTTCTCTTACATTTCAATCCTTTCACTCGCATTGCTGCATCGGTTAGATAAGATTGATGTTGGAAAAGcagtgaaatatattttaagttgcAAGAATGTGGATGGTGGATTTGGATGCACACCTGGAGCAGAATCTCATGCGGGGCAAA TTTTCTGTTGCGTGGCAGCTCTCGCAATTACAGGATCTCTACATCATGTTGATAAGGACCTCCTTGGTTGGTGGTTATGTGAAAGACAAGTCAAATCTGGGGGTCTAAATGGGCGCCCAGAGAAGCTTCCTGAT GTCTGCTACTCTTGGTGGGTTCTTTCCAGCTTAATCATGATTGACAGGGTTCATTGGATTGACAAAAAAAAGCTTGTAAAGTTTATTTTGGACTGTCAG GATAAGGAGAATGGTGGAATTTCAGATAGGCCAGATGATGCAGTTGATGTCTTCCATACTTACTTTGGAGTTGCTG GGCTTTCGCTTCTTGAATATCCAGGAATAAAGCCGATAGATCCTGCTTATGCCTTGCCTGTTGATGTTGTAAACCGAGTTATGCTTGGCAGATAA
- the LOC129896011 gene encoding geranylgeranyl transferase type-2 subunit beta 1-like isoform X4 yields the protein MKLFHGSCSANTDLVDLVVILDMIRMCCIHLVLFKSWRYLINYTSLTLIRCQILDIAGLQNEDGSFSGDIWGEVDTRFSYISILSLALLHRLDKIDVGKAVKYILSCKNVDGGFGCTPGAESHAGQIFCCVAALAITGSLHHVDKDLLGWWLCERQVKSGGLNGRPEKLPDVCYSCYIEISIDKLVLSVTDSRVVAPQVCYSWWVLSSLIMIDRVHWIDKKKLVKFILDCQDKENGGISDRPDDAVDVFHTYFGVAGLSLLEYPGIKPIDPAYALPVDVVNRVMLGR from the exons ATGAAGTTATTTCATGGGTCATGCAGTGCCAACACGGATCTG GTGGATTTGGTGGTAATATTGGACATGATCCGCATGTGTTGTATACACTTAGTGCTATTCAAGTCTTGGCGTTATTTGATAAATTACACATCCTTGACATTGATAAGGTGTCAAATT CTAGATATTGCAGGCCTGCAAAATGAAGATGGGTCATTTTCTGGCGATATATGGGGTGAAGTCGATACACG GTTCTCTTACATTTCAATCCTTTCACTCGCATTGCTGCATCGGTTAGATAAGATTGATGTTGGAAAAGcagtgaaatatattttaagttgcAAGAATGTGGATGGTGGATTTGGATGCACACCTGGAGCAGAATCTCATGCGGGGCAAA TTTTCTGTTGCGTGGCAGCTCTCGCAATTACAGGATCTCTACATCATGTTGATAAGGACCTCCTTGGTTGGTGGTTATGTGAAAGACAAGTCAAATCTGGGGGTCTAAATGGGCGCCCAGAGAAGCTTCCTGATGTTTGTTACTCTTGCTACATTGAAATTTCTATCGACAAGTTAGTTTTAAGTGTTACTGATAGTCGTGTTGTTGCTCCTCAGGTCTGCTACTCTTGGTGGGTTCTTTCCAGCTTAATCATGATTGACAGGGTTCATTGGATTGACAAAAAAAAGCTTGTAAAGTTTATTTTGGACTGTCAG GATAAGGAGAATGGTGGAATTTCAGATAGGCCAGATGATGCAGTTGATGTCTTCCATACTTACTTTGGAGTTGCTG GGCTTTCGCTTCTTGAATATCCAGGAATAAAGCCGATAGATCCTGCTTATGCCTTGCCTGTTGATGTTGTAAACCGAGTTATGCTTGGCAGATAA
- the LOC129896011 gene encoding geranylgeranyl transferase type-2 subunit beta 1-like isoform X2 has product MGELLVGKHVKYIITVEKRKDDFESVVMEHLRLNGAYWGLTTLDIMGKLAAVEQDEVISWVMQCQHGSGGFGGNIGHDPHVLYTLSAIQVLALFDKLHILDIDKLDIAGLQNEDGSFSGDIWGEVDTRFSYISILSLALLHRLDKIDVGKAVKYILSCKNVDGGFGCTPGAESHAGQIFCCVAALAITGSLHHVDKDLLGWWLCERQVKSGGLNGRPEKLPDVCYSCYIEISIDKLVLSVTDSRVVAPQVCYSWWVLSSLIMIDRVHWIDKKKLVKFILDCQDKENGGISDRPDDAVDVFHTYFGVAGLSLLEYPGIKPIDPAYALPVDVVNRVMLGR; this is encoded by the exons ATGGGGGAGCTGTTGGTGGGAAAGCATGTTAAGTACATTATAACAGTTGAGAAG AGGAAAGATGATTTTGAATCTGTGGTGATGGAGCATTTGAGATTAAATGGGGCATACTGGGGGTTGACAACTCTGGATATCATGGGCAAGCTTGCTGCTGTGGAGCAAGATGAAGTTATTTCATGGGTCATGCAGTGCCAACACGGATCTG GTGGATTTGGTGGTAATATTGGACATGATCCGCATGTGTTGTATACACTTAGTGCTATTCAAGTCTTGGCGTTATTTGATAAATTACACATCCTTGACATTGATAAG CTAGATATTGCAGGCCTGCAAAATGAAGATGGGTCATTTTCTGGCGATATATGGGGTGAAGTCGATACACG GTTCTCTTACATTTCAATCCTTTCACTCGCATTGCTGCATCGGTTAGATAAGATTGATGTTGGAAAAGcagtgaaatatattttaagttgcAAGAATGTGGATGGTGGATTTGGATGCACACCTGGAGCAGAATCTCATGCGGGGCAAA TTTTCTGTTGCGTGGCAGCTCTCGCAATTACAGGATCTCTACATCATGTTGATAAGGACCTCCTTGGTTGGTGGTTATGTGAAAGACAAGTCAAATCTGGGGGTCTAAATGGGCGCCCAGAGAAGCTTCCTGATGTTTGTTACTCTTGCTACATTGAAATTTCTATCGACAAGTTAGTTTTAAGTGTTACTGATAGTCGTGTTGTTGCTCCTCAGGTCTGCTACTCTTGGTGGGTTCTTTCCAGCTTAATCATGATTGACAGGGTTCATTGGATTGACAAAAAAAAGCTTGTAAAGTTTATTTTGGACTGTCAG GATAAGGAGAATGGTGGAATTTCAGATAGGCCAGATGATGCAGTTGATGTCTTCCATACTTACTTTGGAGTTGCTG GGCTTTCGCTTCTTGAATATCCAGGAATAAAGCCGATAGATCCTGCTTATGCCTTGCCTGTTGATGTTGTAAACCGAGTTATGCTTGGCAGATAA
- the LOC129896011 gene encoding geranylgeranyl transferase type-2 subunit beta 1-like isoform X1, whose translation MGELLVGKHVKYIITVEKRKDDFESVVMEHLRLNGAYWGLTTLDIMGKLAAVEQDEVISWVMQCQHGSGGFGGNIGHDPHVLYTLSAIQVLALFDKLHILDIDKVSNYIAGLQNEDGSFSGDIWGEVDTRFSYISILSLALLHRLDKIDVGKAVKYILSCKNVDGGFGCTPGAESHAGQIFCCVAALAITGSLHHVDKDLLGWWLCERQVKSGGLNGRPEKLPDVCYSCYIEISIDKLVLSVTDSRVVAPQVCYSWWVLSSLIMIDRVHWIDKKKLVKFILDCQDKENGGISDRPDDAVDVFHTYFGVAGLSLLEYPGIKPIDPAYALPVDVVNRVMLGR comes from the exons ATGGGGGAGCTGTTGGTGGGAAAGCATGTTAAGTACATTATAACAGTTGAGAAG AGGAAAGATGATTTTGAATCTGTGGTGATGGAGCATTTGAGATTAAATGGGGCATACTGGGGGTTGACAACTCTGGATATCATGGGCAAGCTTGCTGCTGTGGAGCAAGATGAAGTTATTTCATGGGTCATGCAGTGCCAACACGGATCTG GTGGATTTGGTGGTAATATTGGACATGATCCGCATGTGTTGTATACACTTAGTGCTATTCAAGTCTTGGCGTTATTTGATAAATTACACATCCTTGACATTGATAAGGTGTCAAATT ATATTGCAGGCCTGCAAAATGAAGATGGGTCATTTTCTGGCGATATATGGGGTGAAGTCGATACACG GTTCTCTTACATTTCAATCCTTTCACTCGCATTGCTGCATCGGTTAGATAAGATTGATGTTGGAAAAGcagtgaaatatattttaagttgcAAGAATGTGGATGGTGGATTTGGATGCACACCTGGAGCAGAATCTCATGCGGGGCAAA TTTTCTGTTGCGTGGCAGCTCTCGCAATTACAGGATCTCTACATCATGTTGATAAGGACCTCCTTGGTTGGTGGTTATGTGAAAGACAAGTCAAATCTGGGGGTCTAAATGGGCGCCCAGAGAAGCTTCCTGATGTTTGTTACTCTTGCTACATTGAAATTTCTATCGACAAGTTAGTTTTAAGTGTTACTGATAGTCGTGTTGTTGCTCCTCAGGTCTGCTACTCTTGGTGGGTTCTTTCCAGCTTAATCATGATTGACAGGGTTCATTGGATTGACAAAAAAAAGCTTGTAAAGTTTATTTTGGACTGTCAG GATAAGGAGAATGGTGGAATTTCAGATAGGCCAGATGATGCAGTTGATGTCTTCCATACTTACTTTGGAGTTGCTG GGCTTTCGCTTCTTGAATATCCAGGAATAAAGCCGATAGATCCTGCTTATGCCTTGCCTGTTGATGTTGTAAACCGAGTTATGCTTGGCAGATAA